The Cylindrospermum stagnale PCC 7417 genome segment TTTGGTATAACACTCATTTAGGCTATAATTTATCTATCTCTCCATAACCCCCACCACCGGGAGTTTCAATTACAAACATATCTCCCGCGTTCATTTCTACTATTGCTTTACTTCCTAATTCCTCCACAGTTTTATCACTCTTCTCAACATAATTTTTACCAACTTTACCTGCATCGCCACCAACCAAACCAAAAGGTGCAACCACGCGATGATTTGACAAAATACCCGCTGTCATTTTCTCTAGAAAACGTAAGCGACGAATTACACCATTTCCCCCATGATGTTTTCCTTCACCACCACTATTGGCACGAATTGCAAAATTTTCTAAAATTACAGGAAAACGCCATTCTAAAACTTCGGGATCTGTTAATCGAGAATTTATCATGTGTGTCTGAACGGCATCTGTACCATCAAAATCTGCACCTGCACCAGAACCACCGCGGATGGTTTCATAATATTGATAGCGTTCATTCCCAAATGTAAAATTATTCATTGTTCCTTGGGAAGCTGCTAATACACCCAATGCACCATATAAAGTATCGGTAATGGCTTGGGAAGTTTCCACATTTCCCGCCACCACAGCAGCAGGATAACGGGGATTTAACATACAACCAACTGGATTGATGATTTCTAAAGGTTTCATACACCCAGCATTGTGTCGCCATAAGTTGCAATCAACGCTTGCACACTTTCACTCATGGAACCGAGATGGACGGGAATATGGGGCGCATTTGCGACTAATTGCCCATAACCATCAAAAATTGCACAGGAAAAATCTAGCCTTTCTTTGATATTGACTGAAGAACTGGTATTTTGTAATGTGATGCCCATTTGTTCAGCGATCGCACGAAACAAATTATTGAAAATCTCCAACATCACCGGATCAGGGCGATTTTGGCTGTTAAATGCGAGATTTTGGCTTTTGCTCTGTACAACCGCAACACGTTTTAAAATGAGATGGTTGCGTGCAGTTAACTCCACCTGCCAATGGGGTTCAATCACGTTCGTACCAGTCGCTTCCACAATAATTGCTGGGCCAGAAACAGAATCGCCTGGTTGCAAATCTTCCCGCTGATAAACTGGCGTATTCCACCATTCTCCAGCCGTATACATCTGCACCGTAGCAATCGCCACAGGCCCAGCATAAGGATGGATAAACACCTGCTTCATTCCCAAAGCATCAGCAATTAAACAAGCGTGTTGCCCGCCCGCGCCGCCAAAACAACACAAAGTATATTCAGACACATCATAACCGCGCTGGAGAGAGATTTTTTTAATCGCATTGGCCATCTTATCAACTGTGATCGCCGGGAATCGGCGCATTATTCCCAGAAATGCCCAAAATCTCCCGAATTCCCTGAACTGCTGCATCAGAATAGCGATCGGGATTTTCAGACAACAGCTTATGAATCACCAACTCCCCATCCGGGCGTCGCGCCACAATATCAGTGAATGTCCCCCCGCGATCAATCCAAAATTCCCAATTCATTGTCGATTCCACCCTCTCAAGAAATTTCTGGCATAGATATATAGCAATCTTATTTGATTTGCTTTCTACTGAGAGACTTAGATCCCCGACTTCTTCAAGAAGTCGGGGATCTTTTTATTCATATTGGTTCTGAATTCAATTACCTCCACAATCCCCACCACAACCATATCTTCTCTTGTTCCAGCTTCGATATAGTCACCCAACAAATAATAGTTTTCAAACAAAATAAAAAATCCACAAATCACAGCATTAATCAGTGTTTCTGCCCCAAAACAATCCCTGTACTCACAATACCTGCTCCTGCTAAAATTGGCGTGGTATCAATGTCAATTACCTTGAAAATACTCCTTACAGCACTAAAGTAAATTAGGGATTTAAAAAAAAACGAAATCCAGGTATAATTGTCTCTCGTCTCTGTTTTTGCAAATCAGTTAAACTTACATTTTTCACGAGCAATACTATTGAGGAATGTAGAACCTTTGCAGACTCAGACTATGAGCCTAACAATCAGCGAATGTCCGAATAGTAGAATGTATGGTGCATAATCCTAGTTGGCATTTGTGCTACCACTAGAGTTATTATTTTAAAATAATCAGGTGTACACCATATCGACTAACCAAATATTCCTTTGGCAAAACAGCATGACAAACATAAAATTACAATGGTTTAAACAAGCTTTTCAAATTAGAGGCTCAGTCCTTTCAGCAATTTATAGACGAGTTTTATGGGGTGGTGCTTTTGGTTTCTTCGTTTCAATACTTTACCATTTTAAATTGCCAGTATCTCAACCTATTTTAGGCAGCGTTATCCCCAGTATTGTTTTAGGTTTATTACTGGTTTTTCGCACGAATACAGCTTATGAACGCTTTTGGGAAGGTCGAAAATCCTGGGGTTCTATAGTAAATAATATTCGCAATCTGGCGCGGCAAATTTGGGTATCTGTTGAGGAAGTTTCTCCTGAAGATAGATACAACAAAATTGCTGCATTAAACTTATTAGTAGCTTTTGCTGTAGCCACTAAATTACATTTACGGGGAGAACCTGTAGATAGTGAGATAGAAGAATTAATGTCACCCTCTAAGTATATCAAGCTGAAATTGATGAATAATCCTCCTCTAGAAGTTGCTTTCTGGATTGGAGATTATTTACAGCAACAGTATAACCGTAATTGCCTAAATAGCTACCAGTTAGCATCCATGCAAGAATTATTGAATAATCTGGTGGATAATTTAGGATCTTGCGAGCGGATTTTAAAAACACCCATACCCCTAGCCTATGCTATTCATCTTAAGCAATTGTTATTACTTTATTGTCTCCTGCTACCTTTTCAAATGGTGGAGAGTCTCGGTTGGTGGACAGGTTTAATTGTTGCTTTAGTTAGTTTTACTTTATTTGGTATTGAAGCCATCGGTTTAGAAATAGAAAACCCCTTTGGTTACGACGTCAACGATTTACCCCTAGATACAATTTGCAATACTGCCAAGCGCAATCTCAACGATTTAATCAGCCTTACTCCCAGCACGCAAAAATCTGTGAATTATGAATTATGAATTATCAAACACCAGGATAATTCTCATTCATAATTAGTCTAATCCTAATTTACCACCCCTAAACAAATATCTGTAAGCAAATATCAGCCCTGGAGAGGACGCCAACAGACAGGAATTACATGAATGCAACTGCTGAGTGGATCTATGGTTGGCACTTGTGCTAATTATAGAGTTAATATTTGTACATAATCAGGTGTTCACTCTGTCGGTTCACTACAGATTCCGTTTAGGGTAACTGCAACATGTCTGAAAAATTACAATGGTTTCAAGTAGCTTTGCAACTTAGAGGCCCGGTATTGACAGCTATTTCTCTCCGAGTTTTACTGTGTGGAAAATTTGGTGGTATTGTTTCTATACTCTACTATTTTGAGCTACC includes the following:
- a CDS encoding hydantoinase/oxoprolinase N-terminal domain-containing protein, whose protein sequence is MNWEFWIDRGGTFTDIVARRPDGELVIHKLLSENPDRYSDAAVQGIREILGISGNNAPIPGDHS
- a CDS encoding mechanosensitive ion channel domain-containing protein, producing the protein MICGFFILFENYYLLGDYIEAGTREDMVVVGIVEVIEFRTNMNKKIPDFLKKSGI
- a CDS encoding bestrophin family protein, with the protein product MTNIKLQWFKQAFQIRGSVLSAIYRRVLWGGAFGFFVSILYHFKLPVSQPILGSVIPSIVLGLLLVFRTNTAYERFWEGRKSWGSIVNNIRNLARQIWVSVEEVSPEDRYNKIAALNLLVAFAVATKLHLRGEPVDSEIEELMSPSKYIKLKLMNNPPLEVAFWIGDYLQQQYNRNCLNSYQLASMQELLNNLVDNLGSCERILKTPIPLAYAIHLKQLLLLYCLLLPFQMVESLGWWTGLIVALVSFTLFGIEAIGLEIENPFGYDVNDLPLDTICNTAKRNLNDLISLTPSTQKSVNYEL